GCCATAAAAAGCAACAGAGGCAACGAGGAGAGTAAGAATGAGTTTGCGCATGACAACATTAAATTTTGATGCAAGGTAGTTGGTGTGCTCGTGGCAAATGTCGTTTTTTGTTACCAAAGGCCACTCGCTTAGATTAGTGGTATGAACCCAAACTGGTCATTAGAGAATCTATTTCAGGCATAAATCAATTTGAAATCAGACGCTTCGAGAAACGGCTGATTGCTTTTGTGCTTTCAGCAGTCATGACGAAATTTTAATGACCATTTCGGATTAAAACAAAAACAAGACCAATGGCGGGAGGACGTCCACAACCCAAGGAATACGGAGAATGGTACGCCGGTTATGTGGAGGCTGTAAAGGCAACTGATGCCCTGTCAGCCCTGCAGGAGGCCTCCGATGCTCTGGATAAGGCAATGGGTGATTTGGGCGACATGCCAGGGTCTTTCACCTATGCTGAAGGAAAATGGACACATGCTCAACTACTTCAGCACCTGATAGACGCCGAGTGGATTTTCTCGGTGAGGGCCTTGCGCACCGCCCGTGGCGACCAAACGCCTATGCCGGGGTACAACGAGAATGATTATGCCTCCGAGCCGGTGACCGTCGATGTCGCAACATTGCTCAACACTCTTCAACACTTGCGCTCATCAACCATGGCTCTGTTCGGGACTTTTACCGGTGAAGTCTTCACGCGAACCGGAACCGCAGATTGGCAGCAGGTCTCCGTTCGGGCGCTGGCATTTATCATTGCCGGACACCAGTTACACCACCTCAAGGTGTGGTATGAGCGCTATTTTTCCTTATTTCGCAAGATATCATGAAATTGCTATCACACAGTTTTTTCAAATGGCTGGCGCGACTCAACAAGGCGCTCCTGCCCAGCTATTACAAGCGTGATTTGCGCAGGCTAAAAACGCGCGACAAAATCATCATCGCTTACAAGGTTTGGGTGGTAAAAAAGATTTTGCCCTGATATCTTTGGCACCGCAATTGCGAATTCCGAATTATGAAACCATGTTTATTTATTTTGTTGATATGTGCGCCGCTCTGGTCAATGGCCCAAAACCCTGTTGGTGATATTGTTGTGCGCATCAGCGGTAT
Above is a genomic segment from Cryomorphaceae bacterium containing:
- a CDS encoding DinB family protein; this translates as MAGGRPQPKEYGEWYAGYVEAVKATDALSALQEASDALDKAMGDLGDMPGSFTYAEGKWTHAQLLQHLIDAEWIFSVRALRTARGDQTPMPGYNENDYASEPVTVDVATLLNTLQHLRSSTMALFGTFTGEVFTRTGTADWQQVSVRALAFIIAGHQLHHLKVWYERYFSLFRKIS